A region from the Oceanidesulfovibrio marinus genome encodes:
- the purB gene encoding adenylosuccinate lyase: MIERYTRPEMAALWSLENKFKAWLEVEIAICEGWHELGRIPADAMRDIREKSAIDVDRILEIEETTRHDVIAFLTALEEKVGPAARFIHLGCTSSDIVDTANALLLMRAGAKVDEDMGLLLETLEELAFKHKSVLCMGRTHGIHAEPTSFGLKMAGYYAEFTRHRERLASARESVRVGKISGAVGTYANLDPEVERIACERLGLAVDPVSTQIVQRDRYAHFFTALGVAAGGLERLAVELRHLQRTEVLEAEEGFAKGQKGSSAMPHKKNPISAENLTGLMRLVRSNSLASMEDQALWHERDISHSSVERVIMPDSTILMDYALARMRGVLDRLVIKPENMLRNMERSYGLVYSQRVLLALVEAGMDRQEAYVLVQRQAMRAWEEGRSFETFVRGDEEICGKLTPEALDAAFDPGYFLRHEDLIFKRVFGRS; this comes from the coding sequence ATGATCGAACGCTACACACGTCCCGAGATGGCTGCGCTCTGGAGCCTTGAAAACAAGTTCAAAGCCTGGCTCGAAGTGGAGATCGCCATCTGCGAGGGCTGGCACGAACTCGGCCGCATCCCCGCGGACGCCATGCGCGACATCCGCGAGAAATCCGCCATCGACGTGGATCGCATCCTCGAGATCGAGGAGACCACCCGCCACGACGTCATCGCATTCCTCACCGCGCTGGAGGAAAAAGTCGGCCCGGCCGCGCGCTTTATCCATCTGGGCTGCACCTCCTCCGACATCGTGGACACGGCTAACGCCCTGTTGCTCATGCGGGCCGGCGCCAAGGTGGACGAGGACATGGGCCTGCTCCTGGAGACTCTGGAAGAGCTCGCCTTCAAGCACAAGTCCGTGCTCTGCATGGGCCGCACCCACGGCATCCACGCCGAGCCCACCAGCTTCGGCCTCAAGATGGCCGGGTACTACGCCGAGTTCACGCGCCACCGCGAGCGCTTGGCCAGCGCGCGGGAGTCCGTGCGCGTGGGCAAGATCTCCGGCGCCGTGGGCACGTACGCCAACCTCGACCCCGAGGTGGAGCGCATCGCCTGCGAGCGTCTGGGTCTGGCCGTGGACCCCGTGTCCACGCAGATTGTGCAGCGCGACCGCTACGCCCACTTCTTCACGGCCCTGGGCGTTGCCGCCGGCGGTCTGGAGCGCCTCGCCGTGGAGCTGCGCCATCTGCAGCGCACCGAGGTCCTGGAAGCCGAGGAAGGATTCGCCAAGGGGCAGAAGGGCTCCTCGGCCATGCCGCACAAGAAGAACCCCATTTCCGCCGAGAACCTGACCGGCCTTATGCGCCTGGTGCGCTCCAACTCCCTGGCCTCCATGGAGGACCAGGCCCTCTGGCACGAGCGCGACATCAGCCACTCCTCGGTGGAGCGCGTGATCATGCCGGACAGCACCATTCTCATGGACTACGCCCTTGCCCGCATGCGCGGCGTGCTGGACCGGCTGGTGATCAAGCCGGAGAACATGCTGCGCAACATGGAGCGCTCTTACGGGCTGGTGTACTCCCAGCGCGTGCTGCTGGCGCTGGTGGAGGCGGGCATGGACCGCCAGGAAGCGTACGTGCTGGTGCAGCGCCAGGCCATGCGCGCCTGGGAGGAGGGCCGCTCCTTCGAGACGTTCGTGCGCGGCGACGAGGAGATCTGCGGCAAGCTGACGCCTGAGGCCCTGGACGCCGCCTTTGATCCCGGCTATTTCCTCCGCCATGAGGATTTGATCTTCAAACGCGTCTTCGGTCGCTCCTGA
- a CDS encoding sugar phosphate isomerase/epimerase family protein, which translates to MAVDPNWLEGFLEARILFDKVMSEPMLASRDSSAPDCSDDIDGDSTVAPPTLMPEIGIDAHTGQRLGLAWCRGLAARLEDNGLECAVHLPFLDLHPASLDNNILLGTRQSLERAIEFASLLSPSHLIAHSGFDPGQHKEDEYEEYLGRSKETWLELLRQWHNHPPLHIENTYELDPEPLRDLVTILHSKKVGICFDAGHWNSFSRGSGRRDMDRWLKVLAPYIRHLHLHDNDGTGDLHLGVGTGNIPWHQLTGCLRRLGIMPGCTLEPRGEAALRASLSYLRSRQDIFGSLMYSRCVPAGRRQGDDLRSSMEP; encoded by the coding sequence ATGGCCGTCGATCCGAACTGGCTCGAAGGATTTCTCGAAGCCAGGATTTTGTTCGACAAGGTCATGTCCGAGCCGATGCTCGCCTCCCGCGACTCGTCTGCACCGGATTGCAGCGACGATATCGATGGCGACTCCACGGTGGCGCCGCCCACGCTGATGCCCGAGATAGGCATTGATGCGCACACGGGCCAGCGCTTGGGGCTGGCCTGGTGCCGCGGCCTCGCCGCGCGGCTGGAGGACAACGGGCTTGAATGCGCGGTCCATCTTCCCTTCCTTGATCTCCATCCCGCCAGCCTCGACAACAATATCCTTCTTGGAACCAGGCAGAGCCTGGAGCGCGCCATCGAGTTCGCCTCACTGCTCTCGCCCTCGCACCTCATCGCCCACTCCGGGTTCGACCCGGGGCAGCACAAGGAAGACGAGTACGAGGAGTACCTGGGGCGATCCAAGGAGACCTGGCTTGAGCTCTTGCGGCAGTGGCACAACCATCCACCCCTGCACATCGAGAACACATACGAGCTGGACCCGGAGCCCTTGCGCGACCTCGTGACCATCCTGCACAGCAAGAAGGTGGGCATCTGCTTCGACGCCGGACACTGGAACAGCTTTTCGCGGGGCAGCGGCCGCCGGGACATGGACCGCTGGCTCAAGGTGCTCGCCCCGTACATCCGCCACCTCCATCTCCATGACAACGACGGCACGGGCGATCTCCACCTCGGGGTGGGCACGGGCAACATCCCCTGGCATCAGCTCACCGGCTGCCTCCGGCGGCTCGGCATCATGCCGGGCTGCACGCTGGAGCCCCGCGGTGAGGCGGCTCTGCGCGCCAGCCTGTCCTACCTACGTTCGCGCCAGGACATCTTCGGTTCTCTGATGTACAGCAGGTGCGTTCCGGCCGGCCGGCGGCAGGGCGATGACCTCAGAAGCTCCATGGAGCCGTAG
- the pyrE gene encoding orotate phosphoribosyltransferase: MNIDSKESRRERLAALLIEKSYREGDFTLTSGRKSDYYFDCKQTALHPEGGYLLGKLLLAEVLAMGESIHGVGGMTLGADPLVSAVSVLSHAEVLAGRVNARPLPAFIVRKKPKGHGTDQYLEGLANFPTGAPVVMLEDVVTTGGTLLTACERVAAAGLRVAGIVSVLDRQEGGAEAIAQAGYHLVSLFTRSSLLKAAGRG; this comes from the coding sequence GTGAACATCGACTCCAAAGAGTCCAGACGCGAGCGCCTGGCCGCACTGCTGATCGAGAAATCGTATCGCGAGGGCGACTTCACGCTCACCTCCGGCCGCAAGAGCGACTACTACTTCGACTGCAAGCAGACCGCCCTGCATCCCGAGGGCGGCTATCTGCTCGGCAAGCTGCTGCTGGCCGAGGTGCTGGCCATGGGCGAGTCGATCCACGGCGTCGGCGGCATGACGTTGGGCGCCGATCCGCTGGTTTCCGCCGTGAGCGTGCTGTCTCATGCCGAGGTGCTGGCCGGCCGGGTGAACGCCCGTCCGCTGCCCGCCTTCATCGTGCGCAAGAAACCCAAGGGCCATGGCACGGATCAATATCTGGAGGGGCTTGCCAACTTCCCGACTGGCGCGCCGGTGGTGATGCTGGAGGACGTGGTGACCACGGGCGGAACCCTGCTTACAGCGTGCGAACGCGTCGCCGCGGCCGGGCTCCGGGTTGCAGGCATTGTCAGCGTGCTGGACCGTCAAGAAGGCGGCGCCGAGGCCATTGCCCAGGCCGGGTATCATTTGGTCAGCTTGTTCACCCGATCCTCGCTGCTGAAGGCCGCAGGCCGCGGCTAA
- a CDS encoding L,D-transpeptidase family protein → MILSAPGIAAAGDSGVQAAKVGWDAHISGHSAGPPLLIGVSKKNQQLYLFQQRSPLAVKQSFVCTTGEMTGDKFIEGDLRTPEGVYFTERRLDSGLDPDLYGKLAYTLNFPNPVDRLKGKTGSGIWIHGRGHAVTPRETKGCVALYNPDMSRLENDLDIGLPVIIAEDLEWNPGDSNAPAPENLEVLVKQWALAWQAQSDKFFDFYDSEKFTKAQGTTFAAFRQHKESLFHHLDWIQVAANDVIVLPGPDYWVTVFSQYYRSPNLTSAGVKRLYWQKEADGALRIVGKEFLEGDAALAQKLEKEYLQRVTTEMNGFVDAWRSSWERGDLDAYAQYYDKNANQGGRRGIEAIREHKQVVWRDQPPQRISIKDMNVSLDPRGVQIRFRQKYEAAGNYSDLGLKTLVVAPTKKGWRILSEDWRVL, encoded by the coding sequence ATGATCCTGTCCGCCCCCGGAATTGCTGCTGCAGGCGATTCGGGCGTTCAGGCGGCCAAAGTGGGATGGGATGCCCACATCAGCGGTCATTCCGCTGGCCCGCCGCTTCTCATTGGCGTCAGCAAAAAAAATCAGCAACTGTATCTTTTCCAGCAGAGAAGTCCGCTCGCCGTCAAGCAGAGCTTTGTCTGTACCACGGGCGAGATGACCGGCGACAAGTTCATCGAGGGTGACTTGCGCACTCCAGAGGGCGTCTACTTTACCGAGCGCCGGCTGGACAGCGGTCTGGACCCTGATCTGTATGGCAAGCTCGCCTACACGCTCAATTTTCCCAACCCCGTGGACAGGCTCAAGGGCAAGACTGGCTCCGGCATCTGGATTCATGGCCGCGGCCATGCCGTGACCCCGCGCGAGACCAAGGGGTGCGTTGCTTTGTACAACCCGGACATGTCCAGGCTGGAAAACGACCTCGACATCGGTCTGCCCGTCATCATTGCCGAGGATCTGGAATGGAATCCCGGTGATTCAAATGCCCCGGCTCCGGAGAACCTGGAGGTCCTGGTCAAGCAGTGGGCTCTGGCCTGGCAGGCGCAGTCCGACAAGTTTTTTGATTTCTACGATTCGGAGAAGTTCACCAAGGCGCAGGGAACCACCTTCGCGGCGTTCCGCCAGCACAAGGAGTCCCTGTTTCACCATCTGGACTGGATTCAGGTCGCCGCCAACGACGTGATCGTCCTGCCCGGACCCGATTACTGGGTGACGGTGTTTTCACAGTACTACCGGTCCCCGAATCTGACGAGCGCGGGCGTCAAACGGCTGTATTGGCAAAAGGAGGCCGATGGCGCGCTACGCATTGTGGGCAAGGAGTTCCTTGAAGGGGACGCCGCCTTGGCCCAAAAGCTGGAGAAAGAGTACCTGCAGCGGGTGACAACGGAAATGAACGGGTTTGTGGATGCCTGGCGCTCCTCGTGGGAGCGCGGCGATCTCGATGCCTACGCGCAGTATTACGACAAGAACGCCAATCAGGGGGGACGCCGCGGCATCGAAGCGATCCGCGAGCACAAGCAGGTCGTCTGGCGTGACCAGCCTCCGCAGCGCATTTCCATCAAGGATATGAACGTGTCTCTGGATCCGCGGGGGGTTCAGATCAGGTTCAGGCAGAAGTACGAAGCTGCGGGAAATTATTCCGACCTGGGATTGAAGACTTTGGTCGTCGCCCCTACCAAGAAGGGCTGGCGCATTCTCAGCGAGGACTGGAGAGTCCTGTAG
- the sppA gene encoding signal peptide peptidase SppA, producing MTSSGDFSQRHPFLFGFALLAAVVVFMVGATAAVRLWILNGDGGMSGERYGLVRVEGEIGDSESVVDFLDTLREDSDVPGVLIRIDSPGGVVGPAQEIYAAVKKLAAVKPVVVSMGSLAASGGYYVACPAETIVANPGTLTGSIGVIMSLGSWQDLMGKIGYTYEAITSGEMKDAGSPYRELTPKERAYFQSLVDDLFSQFVEDVAEGRHMDEAKVRELADGRVYSGRQAKKLGLVDQLGGFEDAKDVLRKKTGKGDLPFDEGPVEEESLLDRVIGSVVSHVDGARTQQGPRFEYSLR from the coding sequence GTGACGAGTAGCGGCGATTTCAGCCAGCGCCACCCGTTTCTTTTCGGATTCGCACTTCTCGCGGCAGTCGTGGTCTTCATGGTTGGAGCCACGGCTGCCGTTCGTCTTTGGATACTGAACGGGGATGGCGGCATGAGCGGCGAGCGCTACGGCCTCGTGCGCGTGGAAGGGGAAATCGGGGACTCCGAGTCCGTGGTGGATTTCCTGGACACGCTGCGCGAGGACTCGGACGTGCCCGGCGTGCTCATCCGCATCGACTCCCCGGGCGGCGTGGTCGGTCCGGCGCAGGAGATCTATGCCGCGGTCAAGAAGCTCGCCGCGGTCAAGCCCGTGGTCGTCTCCATGGGCTCCCTTGCCGCTTCCGGCGGCTACTACGTGGCCTGTCCGGCAGAGACCATCGTAGCCAACCCCGGCACCCTCACCGGCTCCATCGGCGTCATCATGTCCCTGGGCAGCTGGCAGGACCTCATGGGCAAGATCGGCTACACCTACGAAGCCATCACCTCCGGCGAGATGAAGGATGCCGGCTCGCCTTATCGCGAACTCACGCCCAAGGAGCGCGCCTACTTCCAGAGCCTTGTGGACGACCTCTTCTCGCAGTTTGTGGAAGACGTGGCCGAGGGCCGGCACATGGACGAGGCCAAGGTGCGCGAGCTGGCAGACGGCCGTGTCTACAGCGGACGCCAGGCCAAGAAGCTCGGCCTGGTGGACCAGCTCGGCGGTTTCGAGGACGCCAAGGACGTGCTGCGCAAGAAGACCGGCAAGGGCGACCTGCCCTTTGACGAAGGTCCGGTCGAGGAGGAGAGCCTGCTCGACAGGGTCATCGGCAGCGTCGTCTCCCACGTGGACGGCGCCAGGACGCAACAAGGCCCGCGCTTCGAGTACTCCCTCCGCTAG
- a CDS encoding RluA family pseudouridine synthase: MDAPEERQPHKPLLEVSADEAGQKLFQFLIRRTDLPGGAVMKLVRTGQVRVDGKRSKPYDRLAQGSMVRIPPRLAEELQNASAQAPDTADTAAAPDSVGASHSPPLVIIAKGEDGILAIDKPAGLPTHGGTGHTDSIASRLSAMLPEASFAPTPAHRLDKDTSGVLLAATSYTALTALQQAFQTRTVEKRYLAWVSGKFPSGGPYSLEDSLAKSGRPGSQKMHTDASDGKRAVSHVRLVRSTKNASLVEVRLLTGRTHQIRLQLASRGFPLIGDVKYGGPGGSPLLLHAWRIAFPADVLPGHGAQEYVSLPCWPEPYAVMSRPDEWPRTPTAPWSF, encoded by the coding sequence ATGGATGCACCCGAGGAAAGACAGCCGCACAAGCCGCTGCTGGAAGTAAGCGCCGACGAGGCCGGCCAGAAGCTCTTCCAGTTTCTGATCCGCCGCACCGATCTGCCCGGCGGCGCCGTGATGAAGCTCGTCCGCACGGGCCAGGTGCGCGTGGACGGCAAGCGGTCCAAGCCCTACGACCGTCTGGCCCAGGGCAGCATGGTGCGCATTCCGCCCAGGTTGGCGGAAGAGCTCCAGAACGCCAGCGCTCAGGCCCCAGATACCGCTGATACCGCTGCTGCCCCCGATAGCGTTGGCGCGTCGCATTCTCCGCCCCTCGTCATCATTGCCAAGGGCGAAGACGGTATTCTCGCCATAGACAAGCCTGCCGGTCTGCCCACCCACGGCGGCACCGGCCACACGGACAGCATCGCCTCCCGACTATCCGCCATGCTGCCAGAGGCGTCCTTTGCTCCCACGCCGGCGCACAGGCTGGACAAGGACACCTCGGGCGTCCTGCTGGCCGCAACCTCGTATACCGCGCTCACGGCCCTGCAGCAGGCCTTTCAGACGCGAACCGTGGAGAAGCGCTATCTGGCGTGGGTGTCCGGGAAGTTCCCGTCCGGCGGGCCGTACAGCCTGGAGGACTCCCTGGCCAAGTCCGGCCGCCCGGGATCGCAGAAGATGCACACCGACGCTTCGGACGGCAAACGCGCCGTCAGCCACGTACGGCTTGTCCGCAGTACGAAAAACGCCAGCCTGGTGGAGGTCCGCCTGCTCACGGGCAGGACCCATCAAATCCGCTTGCAGCTCGCCTCGCGCGGCTTTCCGCTGATCGGGGATGTGAAGTACGGCGGACCCGGCGGCAGCCCTCTGCTGCTCCACGCCTGGCGCATCGCCTTTCCTGCTGACGTCCTGCCCGGCCACGGTGCGCAGGAGTACGTCTCCCTGCCGTGCTGGCCGGAGCCCTACGCCGTCATGTCCCGACCCGACGAATGGCCGCGGACGCCTACGGCTCCATGGAGCTTCTGA
- a CDS encoding rubredoxin — MSRPEEMYQCQTVNCGYIYDPDKGDRKGKIPKGTKFEDLPDTWRCPICGATRKCFKPLAGPGSTKDDLSKCETPTI; from the coding sequence ATGTCCAGACCGGAAGAAATGTACCAATGTCAGACCGTGAACTGCGGTTACATCTACGACCCGGACAAGGGCGACCGCAAGGGCAAGATTCCCAAGGGCACGAAGTTCGAAGACCTTCCCGATACGTGGCGGTGCCCTATCTGCGGGGCGACCAGGAAGTGCTTCAAGCCCCTTGCCGGACCGGGCTCCACCAAGGACGATCTTTCCAAGTGCGAGACACCGACCATATGA
- a CDS encoding PP-loop superfamily ATP-utilizing enzyme, producing the protein MQLAALNEKLDRLRGVMDDLTPALLAVSGGLDSRLLAHLCWEWEHDVEAVFFRGVHVSPSDASWARAWLHDSGQPYHVLSFNPVSNPKVYANCRLRCYYCKTACFSKARYLANERSIPYLLDGSNVSDTEEYRPGRQALLELDVQSPFVLAGMTKDDIRAAARLTKLERPNQPSRPCLLTRLEYGIPPSEECLARLGLAEDALCRMGLRQFRLRVTRSGAALHIAREEAATWYAIRDWAMARLVEEGFEDVGVVFTTRLSGFFDRNKDK; encoded by the coding sequence ATGCAGCTGGCAGCGCTCAACGAAAAGCTCGACCGCCTGCGCGGCGTCATGGATGATCTGACTCCCGCGCTGCTTGCCGTGTCCGGCGGTCTGGACAGCAGGCTGCTCGCCCACCTGTGTTGGGAGTGGGAGCACGACGTGGAGGCGGTGTTTTTCCGCGGCGTGCATGTGAGCCCCTCGGATGCGTCCTGGGCGCGCGCCTGGCTCCACGACAGCGGCCAGCCCTACCACGTGCTCTCGTTCAATCCGGTGAGCAATCCCAAGGTCTACGCCAACTGCCGGCTGCGCTGCTACTACTGCAAGACTGCGTGCTTCTCCAAGGCGCGCTACCTGGCCAACGAGCGCTCCATTCCGTACCTGCTGGACGGCAGCAATGTCTCGGATACGGAGGAGTACCGTCCTGGCAGGCAGGCCCTGCTGGAGCTCGATGTGCAGAGCCCCTTCGTGCTGGCCGGCATGACCAAGGACGACATCCGCGCGGCGGCGCGGCTGACCAAGCTGGAACGGCCCAACCAGCCGTCGCGGCCATGCCTGCTCACCCGACTGGAGTACGGCATCCCGCCGTCCGAGGAGTGCCTGGCTCGGCTGGGCCTGGCCGAGGATGCGCTTTGCCGCATGGGGTTACGCCAGTTCCGGCTGCGGGTAACGCGCTCCGGCGCCGCCCTGCACATAGCCCGGGAGGAGGCGGCCACGTGGTACGCCATCCGCGACTGGGCCATGGCGCGGTTGGTGGAGGAAGGGTTCGAGGACGTGGGCGTGGTGTTCACCACCAGGCTCTCGGGCTTTTTCGACAGAAACAAGGACAAATAA
- a CDS encoding FmdB family zinc ribbon protein yields the protein MPIYEYRCEDCGQIFEEWQKNFDEKKVNCPVCGHNSERIISNTSFILKGSGWYVTDYCDRKSSSSGNGSSGNGSSGNGNGTSGKKADSNGSSGASKSDAKTTASKSKPAESKPAAKSSGSAQA from the coding sequence ATGCCTATTTATGAATATCGTTGCGAGGATTGCGGACAAATTTTCGAGGAGTGGCAGAAAAACTTCGACGAAAAGAAGGTCAACTGCCCGGTCTGCGGCCACAACTCCGAACGCATCATCTCCAATACCTCGTTCATCCTCAAGGGCTCCGGCTGGTACGTCACTGACTACTGCGACCGCAAGTCCAGCTCGTCCGGTAACGGCTCGTCTGGTAACGGCTCCTCCGGCAACGGCAATGGCACGTCCGGCAAGAAGGCCGATTCCAACGGCTCATCCGGCGCGTCCAAGTCCGACGCCAAGACCACGGCTTCCAAGTCCAAGCCGGCCGAGAGCAAGCCTGCCGCCAAGTCCTCCGGATCGGCGCAGGCGTAA
- a CDS encoding 30S ribosomal protein S1 → MSNESTQKDLLMTDGGLDFEAALEDYLNADFGALEEGSIVQGEVVKADENTVLVDVNFKSEGQIPAQEFTDAEGNLTVSVGDKVDVFVVRKDELEGTLILSRDKAKRMQLFDKLEEIQEKDDTIHGRIVRRIKGGYTVDLGGLEAFLPGSHVDLRPVPDMDALVGEEFDFRVLKINRRRSNVIVSRRVLLEEERESKRTELLKTLEEGQTVTGKVKNITEYGVFVDLGGLDGLLHITDMSWKRIKHPKEMVKLGQELELKVLNFDKESKKVSLGLKQLVPDPWEDITEKYPEGKRLEGKVTNLVDYGAFVELEPGVEGLVHISEMSWTRKLRHPSQMVKVGDEVEVVILGVDPDKKRISLGMKQVSPNPWDLVAEKYPEGTVLEGTIKNITEFGIFIGIEDGIDGLIHVSDISWTKKIRHPEEIYQVGDTVQAKVLTVDKENEKFTLGIKQLNEDPWTQVPMRYPVGSLVRGTVTNITDFGLFVEVEEGIEGLVHVSEISMKKVKSPSEMFTEGAEIEAKVIHVSAEERRLGLSIKQIKEEEERKKPKEFRSSGEEAGTTLGDLLKQKLEGDGDE, encoded by the coding sequence ATGTCCAACGAGTCAACCCAAAAAGACCTTTTGATGACCGATGGGGGCCTGGATTTCGAGGCTGCCCTTGAAGATTACCTTAACGCGGATTTCGGCGCCCTCGAAGAAGGCTCCATTGTCCAGGGCGAGGTAGTCAAGGCAGACGAGAACACCGTCCTCGTCGACGTCAACTTCAAATCTGAAGGCCAGATCCCTGCGCAAGAGTTTACCGACGCCGAAGGCAACCTGACGGTGAGCGTTGGTGACAAGGTCGATGTCTTCGTCGTCCGCAAGGACGAGCTGGAAGGGACGTTGATCCTTTCGCGCGACAAGGCCAAGCGCATGCAGCTCTTCGACAAGCTCGAAGAGATTCAGGAAAAGGACGACACGATCCACGGCCGTATCGTGCGCCGCATCAAAGGCGGTTACACGGTGGATCTTGGCGGCCTGGAAGCGTTCCTGCCCGGTTCGCATGTTGATCTGCGACCCGTGCCGGACATGGACGCGCTCGTGGGCGAGGAATTCGATTTCCGCGTATTGAAGATCAACCGCCGCCGGTCCAACGTCATTGTCTCCCGCCGCGTGCTGCTCGAAGAAGAGCGCGAGTCCAAGCGCACCGAGCTGCTCAAGACGCTGGAGGAAGGCCAGACCGTTACCGGTAAGGTCAAGAATATCACCGAGTACGGCGTGTTCGTCGATCTGGGCGGCCTCGACGGCCTGCTGCACATCACGGACATGTCCTGGAAGCGCATCAAGCATCCCAAGGAAATGGTCAAGCTGGGCCAGGAGCTGGAGCTCAAGGTCCTTAACTTCGACAAGGAATCCAAGAAGGTTTCCCTGGGCCTCAAGCAGCTCGTGCCCGATCCGTGGGAAGACATCACCGAGAAATACCCCGAGGGCAAGCGCCTGGAAGGCAAGGTCACCAACCTGGTGGACTACGGCGCCTTCGTGGAGCTGGAGCCCGGCGTCGAGGGCCTGGTGCACATCTCCGAGATGTCCTGGACCCGCAAGCTGCGCCACCCCTCCCAGATGGTGAAGGTGGGCGACGAGGTCGAGGTGGTCATCCTGGGCGTCGACCCCGACAAGAAGCGCATCTCCCTCGGTATGAAGCAGGTCAGCCCGAACCCCTGGGATCTCGTGGCTGAGAAGTACCCCGAGGGCACCGTGCTCGAAGGTACCATCAAGAACATCACCGAGTTCGGTATCTTCATCGGCATCGAGGACGGCATCGACGGCCTCATCCACGTCTCGGACATCTCCTGGACCAAGAAGATCCGCCACCCCGAGGAAATCTACCAGGTCGGCGACACCGTCCAGGCCAAGGTCCTCACCGTGGACAAGGAGAACGAGAAGTTCACCCTCGGCATCAAGCAGCTCAACGAGGACCCGTGGACCCAGGTTCCCATGCGCTACCCCGTAGGCAGCCTTGTTCGCGGCACCGTGACCAACATCACCGACTTTGGTCTCTTTGTTGAGGTCGAGGAAGGCATCGAGGGCCTGGTGCACGTCTCCGAGATCTCCATGAAGAAGGTCAAGAGCCCCTCCGAGATGTTCACCGAGGGCGCGGAGATCGAAGCCAAGGTCATCCATGTCAGCGCTGAAGAGCGCCGGCTCGGCCTCTCCATCAAGCAGATCAAGGAAGAGGAAGAGCGCAAGAAGCCCAAGGAGTTCCGTTCCTCCGGCGAGGAAGCCGGCACCACCCTGGGCGACCTGTTGAAGCAAAAGCTGGAAGGGGACGGTGACGAGTAG
- a CDS encoding homocysteine biosynthesis protein: MHPSQSVQPEAHVSEEHVVNKTLDSINERIRKGKAVVLTAEEMTKAVSEMGKVEAAKEVDVVTTGTFSPMCSSGMLFNIGQRGESMRVSQMTVNDVPAYAGIAAVDCYLGATETSLDDPLNKVYPGEFKYGGGHVIEDLVRGRSVHITASSYGTDCYPRRSLELDVTLEDLPFAQLLNPRNGYQNYNVAVNLDDKIIYTYMGPLKPGVRNANFATAGCLSPLFNDPLFKTIGLGTKIFLGGGVGWVLGPGTQHNPSPPRTERGVPTRPAGTMMVRGEMKNMDGRFLRGVSMLGYGCSLAVGLGVPIPVLNEEIAWYTGVSDEDIIMPVKDYGEDYPKGSPRVLAEVSYADLKSGQIELMGKKVQTVPMTSYMLSLEVAETLKSWILEKGFTLTAPQELLPSS; this comes from the coding sequence ATGCATCCAAGTCAGTCTGTGCAACCGGAGGCTCACGTGTCCGAAGAACACGTCGTCAACAAGACCCTCGACTCGATCAACGAACGAATTCGCAAAGGCAAGGCCGTTGTCCTGACGGCCGAAGAGATGACCAAAGCCGTGTCCGAGATGGGCAAGGTGGAGGCGGCCAAGGAGGTGGACGTCGTCACCACCGGCACGTTCTCGCCCATGTGCTCCTCGGGCATGCTCTTCAACATCGGCCAGCGCGGGGAGTCCATGCGCGTCTCCCAGATGACGGTCAACGATGTGCCGGCCTACGCCGGCATCGCCGCCGTGGACTGCTACCTGGGCGCCACCGAGACCTCCCTGGACGATCCGCTGAACAAGGTCTACCCCGGCGAGTTCAAGTACGGCGGCGGCCACGTCATCGAGGACCTGGTCCGCGGCCGCTCGGTGCACATCACGGCCTCGTCCTACGGCACGGACTGCTACCCCCGCCGCTCTCTGGAGCTGGACGTGACGCTGGAGGATCTGCCCTTTGCGCAGCTTCTCAACCCGCGCAATGGCTACCAGAACTACAACGTGGCCGTGAACCTGGACGACAAGATCATCTACACATACATGGGGCCGCTCAAGCCGGGCGTGCGCAATGCGAACTTCGCCACGGCCGGCTGTCTCTCGCCGCTTTTCAACGATCCCCTGTTCAAAACCATCGGCCTGGGCACCAAGATATTCCTGGGCGGCGGCGTGGGCTGGGTGCTGGGTCCTGGCACGCAGCACAACCCGTCCCCGCCGCGCACGGAGCGGGGCGTTCCCACCCGGCCCGCCGGCACCATGATGGTGCGCGGGGAGATGAAGAACATGGACGGCCGCTTCCTGCGCGGCGTCTCCATGCTGGGCTACGGCTGCTCCCTGGCAGTGGGGCTGGGCGTGCCCATCCCCGTGCTCAACGAGGAGATCGCCTGGTACACCGGCGTCTCGGATGAGGACATCATCATGCCGGTGAAGGATTACGGCGAGGACTACCCCAAGGGTTCGCCCCGGGTGCTGGCAGAGGTGAGCTACGCCGATCTCAAGAGCGGCCAGATAGAGCTGATGGGCAAGAAGGTGCAGACCGTGCCCATGACGAGCTACATGCTCTCGCTTGAAGTGGCCGAGACGCTCAAGAGCTGGATTCTCGAAAAAGGCTTCACCCTGACAGCTCCGCAGGAGCTGTTGCCGTCATCCTGA